The following are encoded in a window of Telmatobacter sp. DSM 110680 genomic DNA:
- a CDS encoding ABC transporter ATP-binding protein translates to MLEVQHLYRSYRTIPAVEDVSFKVAAGEIVGFLGPNGAGKSTTVKIITGMLRPNDGKVFFEGKNIREDMVGYRASLGYVPEEAQLYAYLSGLEYLQLVGRLRGLGEALIETKATGLLKLLHLESWQYSPISSYSKGMRQRVLIAAALLHDPKLLIFDEPLSGLDVASARLFKDLLEMLAKDGKAVLYISHVLETVEQVCNRVIVIAKGRVLADAAPSELKSLMSLPNLESVFAQLVEQQDTRVVAEKIVEVMQIHGR, encoded by the coding sequence TTGCTTGAAGTCCAGCATCTCTATCGCAGTTATCGAACTATTCCGGCAGTTGAGGATGTGAGCTTCAAGGTGGCTGCGGGGGAGATTGTGGGTTTTCTCGGGCCGAACGGCGCGGGGAAGTCGACCACGGTGAAGATCATCACGGGGATGCTTCGTCCGAATGATGGAAAGGTGTTTTTCGAAGGCAAGAACATCCGCGAGGACATGGTGGGCTATCGCGCTTCGCTGGGATATGTACCGGAGGAGGCACAACTCTATGCGTATCTTTCCGGACTTGAGTATCTGCAACTGGTGGGAAGGCTGCGCGGACTGGGCGAGGCGTTGATTGAGACGAAGGCAACTGGTTTGTTGAAGTTGCTGCATCTGGAGTCGTGGCAATATTCCCCGATTTCGTCATACTCGAAGGGGATGCGGCAGAGAGTGTTGATTGCGGCGGCATTGCTGCATGATCCGAAACTGCTGATTTTCGATGAGCCACTCTCGGGCTTGGACGTGGCGTCGGCGCGGCTGTTCAAGGATCTGCTGGAGATGTTGGCAAAGGACGGCAAGGCGGTGCTGTACATTTCGCACGTGCTGGAGACGGTTGAGCAGGTGTGCAATCGGGTGATCGTGATTGCGAAAGGGCGCGTGCTGGCAGATGCGGCGCCTTCGGAGTTGAAGTCACTGATGAGTTTGCCGAACCTGGAAAGCGTGTTTGCGCAACTTGTGGAGCAGCAGGACACGAGGGTTGTTGCGGAAAAAATCGTGGAGGTCATGCAGATTCATGGCCGATGA
- a CDS encoding helix-turn-helix transcriptional regulator, whose product MILQAISADYLYGFSIMEMTGLPSGTVYPAMRRLERDELIRSQWERQSIADAEQRPLRKYYKLTAAGRATLEASRKRYPLLERLISTEEAKTV is encoded by the coding sequence ATGATCCTGCAGGCGATCTCTGCCGACTACCTCTATGGATTCAGCATCATGGAAATGACGGGTCTCCCCAGCGGCACCGTGTACCCCGCCATGCGCCGGCTCGAACGCGACGAACTCATTCGCTCGCAATGGGAGCGCCAGTCCATCGCCGACGCCGAACAGCGCCCTCTGCGCAAGTACTACAAGCTCACCGCCGCAGGTAGAGCGACACTCGAGGCGTCCCGCAAACGTTATCCACTGCTTGAGCGCCTCATCTCGACCGAGGAGGCCAAAACCGTATGA
- a CDS encoding Gfo/Idh/MocA family oxidoreductase, translated as MPHFNQPIRFGIIGPGRAAARFAHGLQAVEEAVLTSVWGRNPDRAHAYAEKFAVPEVAHTVNDLLNSKIDAVYISTHPDSHAEFCIRALAAGKHVLCEKPAALNVLQLQNILAAAHTHDRLFMEAMKPPFFPLYEKLREHLKNDPVGLIGFVRAGHCDSSVGPDYPLHFAELGGGGIMGIGPYEAFLALDWLGPLKRVQTMGRLSPVGVDNFAIFQTEHERGMAQLHTGIDLLSLGDALLCGPRGYVLIHAKWWNPTHASLHYVDGRIMELHEPYTSGGFNYETAHFCELIRSGLRESPVIPHDLSLGMAHLLEEARKSLGVHFPGETTTDPARAS; from the coding sequence GTGCCTCACTTCAATCAACCCATTCGCTTCGGCATCATCGGCCCTGGCCGCGCTGCCGCTCGATTCGCCCACGGTCTTCAAGCTGTCGAAGAAGCCGTTCTCACTTCAGTCTGGGGCCGCAACCCCGACCGTGCTCACGCCTACGCAGAGAAGTTTGCCGTTCCTGAAGTCGCTCACACAGTCAACGACCTGCTGAATTCCAAAATCGACGCCGTTTACATATCCACGCATCCCGACTCTCACGCAGAGTTCTGCATCCGGGCTCTTGCCGCCGGAAAACATGTTCTCTGCGAAAAGCCCGCCGCCCTCAACGTGCTTCAACTCCAAAACATCCTTGCCGCCGCCCACACCCACGACCGCCTCTTCATGGAAGCCATGAAGCCGCCGTTCTTCCCCCTGTACGAGAAATTGCGCGAGCACCTCAAGAATGACCCTGTCGGCCTCATCGGCTTCGTCCGCGCCGGTCACTGCGACTCATCCGTCGGCCCCGACTACCCGCTCCACTTCGCCGAACTCGGCGGAGGCGGCATCATGGGCATCGGTCCTTATGAAGCCTTTCTCGCACTCGACTGGTTGGGTCCTCTCAAACGCGTGCAGACCATGGGCCGTCTTAGTCCGGTAGGCGTTGATAACTTCGCTATTTTTCAAACCGAGCACGAACGCGGAATGGCCCAGCTTCACACCGGTATCGACTTGCTCAGTCTCGGCGACGCGCTGCTCTGCGGCCCACGAGGATATGTCCTCATTCACGCCAAATGGTGGAACCCCACTCACGCCAGTCTTCATTACGTCGACGGTCGCATCATGGAGTTGCACGAACCCTACACCTCTGGCGGATTCAACTATGAAACTGCTCACTTCTGTGAACTCATTCGCAGCGGCCTTCGCGAAAGTCCCGTGATCCCTCACGATCTCTCGCTAGGAATGGCCCACCTGCTCGAAGAAGCCCGCAAATCCCTCGGCGTCCACTTCCCCGGCGAAACCACGACCGATCCTGCACGAGCCAGCTAA